In the genome of Siniperca chuatsi isolate FFG_IHB_CAS linkage group LG17, ASM2008510v1, whole genome shotgun sequence, one region contains:
- the LOC122864971 gene encoding lysine-specific histone demethylase 1B — translation MLSDADYSGNGSGARRAKKRSSGESPGDGQTLRSSGRQINVRVKRTNNPPPGQSKRKATDTEEEDDQSEKKYRKCEKAGCSATYPVCFASASERCAKNGYTSRWYHLSCGEHFCNECFDHYYRSHKDGYETFASWKKVWTSNGKSEPSLKAFMADQQLPFWVQCTKPDCRKWRQLTKEIQLTASLAATYRCGMKFNNIKSEGPDQCSQPEDLRVAEVTDSWWHSMLILPPLFKDSPASPFLAAYYPDCVGMSPSGSTSNMSLSELRADHCRAIQPQIPGLCPYFQPFYQPNECGKALCVRPDMMELDELYEFPEFSRDPTMYLALRNLILASWHKNCKEVLTSQKCALHIIVRGLVRVRCVQEMDRVLHFMTRKGLINTGVLAVKQPLLPERYCSRNVIIIGAGASGLAAARQLQNFGTQVMVLEARERIGGRVWDDTSLGVTVGRGAQIVNGCVNNPIALMCEQMGIKMHKLGERCDLFQEGGQVTDPAIDKRMDFHFNAILDVVSEWRKDKSQNQDTPLREKVQEVKKNFLQESGIQFSELEEKVLQFHLSNLEYACGSTLDQVSARSWDHNEFFAQFSGDHTLLTKGYSALLHKLGEGLDIRTKCPVQAIDYSGDVVKVTSTSGSQWTAQKVLVTVPLTLLQKNLIQFNPPLPERKLKAIHSLGAGIIEKIALQFPYRFWDKKIQGADYFGHIPPGPDKRGMFSVFYDMEPQGKQAVLMSVITGDAVPAVRDMEDKEVVDECMKVLRELFKEQEVPEPLHFFVTHWSKDMWTQMSYSFVKTGGSGEAYDILAEDVQGKVFFAGEATNRHFPQTVTGAYLSGVREASKMAAM, via the exons ATGCTGTCGGATGCAG ACTATTCTGGGAATGGCTCTGGTGCTCGGCGAGCCAAGAAGAGGAGCTCCGGGGAGTCACCGGGGGACGGCCAGACCCTGCGCTCCTCTGGAAGGCAGATCAATGTCCGGGTGAAGCGTACCAACAACCCTCCACCTGGACAG AGCAAGAGAAAAGccacagacacagaggaggaggacgaccAGTCCGAGAAGAAGTACAGAAAGTGTGAGAAGGCTGGATGCTCTGCCACATACCCAGTTTGTTTTGCAAGTGCATCTGAAAG GTGTGCTAAAAATGGATACACATCTCGGTGGTATCATCTGTCATGTGGTGAGCATTTTTGCAACGAATGTTTTGATCACTACTACAGAAG CCACAAAGATGGCTATGAGACCTTTGCTTCGTGGAAGAAGGTGTGGACTAGTAATGGGAAAAGTGAGCCCAGTCTGAAAGCTTTCATGGCAGATCAGCAGCTACCATTCTGG GTTCAATGCACTAAACCGGACTGTAGGAAGTGGCGTCAGCTGACTAAAGAGATCCAACTCACTGCTTCCCTAGCAGCAACATATCGCTGTGGAATGAAGTTCAACAACATCAAG AGTGAAGGACCGGACCAGTGCTCCCAACCAGAGGACTTG AGAGTGGCCGAGGTGACTGACAGCTGGTGGCATTCAATGTTGATTTTGCCGCCGTTGTTCAAAGACAGTCCAGCCAGTCCTTTCCTTGCTGCCTACTACCCTGACTGTGTGGGGATGAGTCCATCCGGCTCTACCAGCAACATGTCTCTGTCTGAGCTGAGGGCAGATCACTGCAGAGCCATCCAGCCGCAAA TTCCAGGCCTGTGTCCATACTTCCAGCCCTTCTACCAGCCTAATGAGTGTGGCAAGGCTCTGTGCGTGCGGCCGGATATGATGGAGCTGGATGAGCTTTACGAGTTTCCAGAATTTTCCCGCGATCCCACCATGTATTTGGCTTTGCGTAACCTTATTCTGGCCTCCTGGCACAAGAATTGCAAG GAGGTGCTGACCTCCCAGAAATGTGCTCTGCACATCATTGTCCGGGGGTTGGTGCGTGTGCGCTGCGTGCAGGAGATGGACCGGGTGCTCCACTTCATGACCAGAAAGGGCCTCATCAACACTGGTGTGCTGGCAGTGAAACAGCCTCTGCTCCCTGAAAGATACTGCTCC AGGAACGTTATCATCATTGGTGCTGGGGCTTCAGGTCTGGCTGCTGCACGGCAGCTGCAAAACTTTGGCACCCAG GTGATGGTGCTTGAGGCAAGGGAGAGAATTGGAGGTCGTGTGTGGGATGATACTTCTCTGGGCGTCACTGTAGGGCGAGGAGCTCAGATTGTCAATGGCTGTGTAAACAACCCCATCGCCCTGATGTGTGAACAG ATGGGCATCAAGATGCACAAGCTGGGAGAGCGGTGCGACCTCTTTCAGGAGGGGGGGCAGGTTACTGACCCGGCCATCGACAAGCGCATGGACTTCCACTTCAACGCCATCCTAGACGTGGTGTCAGAATGGAGGAAGGACAAGTCCCAGAACCAGGACACACCGCTGAGAG AAAAAGTCCAGGAGGTGAAGAAGAACTTTCTTCAGGAGTCTGGAATCCAGTTCAGTGAGTTGGAGGAGAAAGTGCTTCAGTTTCATCTCAGCAACCTGGAGTACGCCTGTGGAAGCACATTAGACCAG gtATCGGCAAGATCCTGGGACCATAATGAGTTTTTTGCCCAGTTCTCAGGAGACCACACTTTACTCACCAAGGGCTACTCTGCGTTACTCCACAAACTGGGCGAGGGCCTCGACATCCGCACAAAGTGCCCG GTTCAGGCCATTGATTACTCAGGTGATGTTGTCAAAGTTACCTCCACCAGTGGGTCCCAGTGGACCGCACAGaag gTTCTTGTTACAGTCCCACTGACTTTACTTCAGAAGAACTTGATTCAGTTCAACCCTCCACTTCCTGAAAGGAAACTGAAAGCAATCCACAGTCTGGGAGCCGGTATCATAGAAAAG ATCGCTCTTCAGTTCCCGTACAGATTCTGGGACAAAAAAATCCAAGGGGCAGACTACTTTGGTCACATACCACCAGGTCCTGACAAGAGAGGCATGTTCAGTGTCTTCTATGACATGGAGccacag gggaaGCAGGCTGTCCTCATGTCTGTTATCACTGGTGATGCTGTACCTGCTGTCCGGGACATGGAGGACAAGGAGGTGGTAGATGAGTGCATGAAGGTCCTGCGTGAACTTTTCAAAGAACAG GAGGTCCCAGAGCCACTGCATTTCTTTGTCACACATTGGAGCAAAGACATGTGGACCCAGATGTCCTACAGCTTTGTGAAGACAGGGGGAAGTGGAGAGGCCTATGACATCCTCGCTGAAGACGTGCAGGGAAAAGTGTTCTTTGCTGGCGAG GCCACCAACAGACATTTCCCTCAAACTGTGACAGGAGCCTACCTGAGTGGGGTCAGGGAGGCCAGCAAGATGGCTGCTATGTAA
- the LOC122864974 gene encoding nucleolar protein dao-5-like isoform X2 translates to MDCSTAVAATNVVHDSPGKDSSSSDDDVPLSKLLKRPHSEEKQSRENTRSLTFSSKTNSKKDKSASDDSSDDKPLIKMKTISAAAKKPVKKGNRSPRSNGTNNKKAESLDDDDSSDDEPLSELAKKLPSQHQRKASRKPTPVVKSKRNAGRKKESLDDDDSSDDEPLSELAKKLPSQHQRKASRKPIPVVKSKRNAGRKKVKYAESSSDSSDDKPLATIKRKWTKAPKQQKTLANSKKTRPKLQVKSLKDPSSSDNSSDDDDVPLVNLIAKKKPVKKNSKTTTVSQGSASRKRQGLSDESSDGEPLINLVKKNRTDKQTKTKTKASAPKKTDTTPKKPRKMPVSGSSSNSSDDEPIIKAAKHPQVTKILRIILERCDGEEAGATGSLNKTSTDTTIAEKTSSEESEGPEESPEEE, encoded by the exons ATGGACTGCAGCACAGCTGTCGCGGCCACTAATGTGGTACACGACTCTCCAG GGAAGGACAGCTCCAGCTCTGATGATGACGTACCTCTCTCGAAGCTCCTAAAGAGGCCACATAGTGAGGAGAAACAGTCACGTGAAAACACACGCAGCTTAACCTTCAGCTCCAAGACTAAttcaaaaaaggacaaaagtg CTTCGGATGACTCCTCAGATGACAAGCctttgataaaaatgaaaacaatctctGCAGCAGCTAAGAAACCAGTGAAAAAAGGCAACAGGTCACCCAGATCTAACGGCACTAATAACAAGAAAGCAG AATCACTGGATGACGATGATAGCTCGGATGATGAGCCTTTGAGTGAACTTGCCAAGAAACTTCCCTCCCAACATCAGAGAAAGGCATCTAGAAAACCAACCCCAGTCGTGAAATCCAAAAGAAATGCAGGAAGGAAAAAGG AATCACTGGATGACGATGATAGCTCGGATGATGAGCCTTTGAGTGAACTTGCCAAGAAACTTCCCTCCCAACATCAGAGAAAGGCATCTAGAAAACCAATCCCAGTTGTGAAATCCAAAAGAAATGCAGGAAGGAAAAAGG TTAAATATGCAGAGTCTTCCAGTGATAGCTCAGATGATAAACCACTGGCAACAATAAAAAGGAAGTGGACAAAGGCTCCTAAACAACAAAAGACTTTGGCaaacagcaagaaaacaagACCAAAACTTCAAGTCAAATCACTAAAAG ACCCTTCATCCTCAGACAACAGCtcggatgatgatgatgtgccCTTGGTGAACCTCATTGCCAAGAAGAAACCAGTGAAGAAAAACTCAAAGACGACAACTGTATCGCAAGGCAGTGCGTCAAGAAAGAGACAAG GACTCTCTGATGAAAGCTCAGATGGTGAACCCTTGATTAATCTTGTAAAAAAGAACcgcacagacaaacaaacaaaaaccaaaacaaaggcTTCAGCTCCGAAGAAGACGGACACAACTCCCAAAAAGCCAAGAAAGATGCCTGTGTCAG GGTCGTCAAGCAACAGCTCAGATGATGAACCCATAATCAAGGCAGCTAAACACCCACAAGTGACCAAAATCCTGAGAATAATACTGGAGAGGTGTGATGGCGAAGAAGCTGGGGCAACAGGAAGCCTGAACAAAACCAGTACAG ACACAACGATTGCTGAAAAGACCTCGAGCGAGGAGTCAGAGGGCCCAGAGGAATCACCAGAAGAAGAATAA
- the LOC122864974 gene encoding nucleolar protein dao-5-like isoform X3 encodes MDCSTAVAATNVVHDSPGKDSSSSDDDVPLSKLLKRPHSEEKQSRENTRSLTFSSKTNSKKDKSASDDSSDDKPLIKMKTISAAAKKPVKKGNRSPRSNGTNNKKADLNADDSSDNEPLSKIAKKKPFSVPPKKSIDTKDKKSLDDDDSSDDEPLSELAKKLPSQHQRKASRKPTPVVKSKRNAGRKKVKYAESSSDSSDDKPLATIKRKWTKAPKQQKTLANSKKTRPKLQVKSLKDPSSSDNSSDDDDVPLVNLIAKKKPVKKNSKTTTVSQGSASRKRQGLSDESSDGEPLINLVKKNRTDKQTKTKTKASAPKKTDTTPKKPRKMPVSGSSSNSSDDEPIIKAAKHPQVTKILRIILERCDGEEAGATGSLNKTSTDTTIAEKTSSEESEGPEESPEEE; translated from the exons ATGGACTGCAGCACAGCTGTCGCGGCCACTAATGTGGTACACGACTCTCCAG GGAAGGACAGCTCCAGCTCTGATGATGACGTACCTCTCTCGAAGCTCCTAAAGAGGCCACATAGTGAGGAGAAACAGTCACGTGAAAACACACGCAGCTTAACCTTCAGCTCCAAGACTAAttcaaaaaaggacaaaagtg CTTCGGATGACTCCTCAGATGACAAGCctttgataaaaatgaaaacaatctctGCAGCAGCTAAGAAACCAGTGAAAAAAGGCAACAGGTCACCCAGATCTAACGGCACTAATAACAAGAAAGCAG ATTTGAATGCAGATGATAGCTCTGACAATGAGCCTCTCAGTAAGATTGCCAAAAAGAAGCCTTTCTCAGTGCCTCCAAAAAAATCCATTGATACAAAGGATAAAA AATCACTGGATGACGATGATAGCTCGGATGATGAGCCTTTGAGTGAACTTGCCAAGAAACTTCCCTCCCAACATCAGAGAAAGGCATCTAGAAAACCAACCCCAGTCGTGAAATCCAAAAGAAATGCAGGAAGGAAAAAGG TTAAATATGCAGAGTCTTCCAGTGATAGCTCAGATGATAAACCACTGGCAACAATAAAAAGGAAGTGGACAAAGGCTCCTAAACAACAAAAGACTTTGGCaaacagcaagaaaacaagACCAAAACTTCAAGTCAAATCACTAAAAG ACCCTTCATCCTCAGACAACAGCtcggatgatgatgatgtgccCTTGGTGAACCTCATTGCCAAGAAGAAACCAGTGAAGAAAAACTCAAAGACGACAACTGTATCGCAAGGCAGTGCGTCAAGAAAGAGACAAG GACTCTCTGATGAAAGCTCAGATGGTGAACCCTTGATTAATCTTGTAAAAAAGAACcgcacagacaaacaaacaaaaaccaaaacaaaggcTTCAGCTCCGAAGAAGACGGACACAACTCCCAAAAAGCCAAGAAAGATGCCTGTGTCAG GGTCGTCAAGCAACAGCTCAGATGATGAACCCATAATCAAGGCAGCTAAACACCCACAAGTGACCAAAATCCTGAGAATAATACTGGAGAGGTGTGATGGCGAAGAAGCTGGGGCAACAGGAAGCCTGAACAAAACCAGTACAG ACACAACGATTGCTGAAAAGACCTCGAGCGAGGAGTCAGAGGGCCCAGAGGAATCACCAGAAGAAGAATAA
- the LOC122864974 gene encoding nucleolar protein dao-5-like isoform X1: MDCSTAVAATNVVHDSPGKDSSSSDDDVPLSKLLKRPHSEEKQSRENTRSLTFSSKTNSKKDKSASDDSSDDKPLIKMKTISAAAKKPVKKGNRSPRSNGTNNKKADLNADDSSDNEPLSKIAKKKPFSVPPKKSIDTKDKKSLDDDDSSDDEPLSELAKKLPSQHQRKASRKPTPVVKSKRNAGRKKESLDDDDSSDDEPLSELAKKLPSQHQRKASRKPIPVVKSKRNAGRKKVKYAESSSDSSDDKPLATIKRKWTKAPKQQKTLANSKKTRPKLQVKSLKDPSSSDNSSDDDDVPLVNLIAKKKPVKKNSKTTTVSQGSASRKRQGLSDESSDGEPLINLVKKNRTDKQTKTKTKASAPKKTDTTPKKPRKMPVSGSSSNSSDDEPIIKAAKHPQVTKILRIILERCDGEEAGATGSLNKTSTDTTIAEKTSSEESEGPEESPEEE; the protein is encoded by the exons ATGGACTGCAGCACAGCTGTCGCGGCCACTAATGTGGTACACGACTCTCCAG GGAAGGACAGCTCCAGCTCTGATGATGACGTACCTCTCTCGAAGCTCCTAAAGAGGCCACATAGTGAGGAGAAACAGTCACGTGAAAACACACGCAGCTTAACCTTCAGCTCCAAGACTAAttcaaaaaaggacaaaagtg CTTCGGATGACTCCTCAGATGACAAGCctttgataaaaatgaaaacaatctctGCAGCAGCTAAGAAACCAGTGAAAAAAGGCAACAGGTCACCCAGATCTAACGGCACTAATAACAAGAAAGCAG ATTTGAATGCAGATGATAGCTCTGACAATGAGCCTCTCAGTAAGATTGCCAAAAAGAAGCCTTTCTCAGTGCCTCCAAAAAAATCCATTGATACAAAGGATAAAA AATCACTGGATGACGATGATAGCTCGGATGATGAGCCTTTGAGTGAACTTGCCAAGAAACTTCCCTCCCAACATCAGAGAAAGGCATCTAGAAAACCAACCCCAGTCGTGAAATCCAAAAGAAATGCAGGAAGGAAAAAGG AATCACTGGATGACGATGATAGCTCGGATGATGAGCCTTTGAGTGAACTTGCCAAGAAACTTCCCTCCCAACATCAGAGAAAGGCATCTAGAAAACCAATCCCAGTTGTGAAATCCAAAAGAAATGCAGGAAGGAAAAAGG TTAAATATGCAGAGTCTTCCAGTGATAGCTCAGATGATAAACCACTGGCAACAATAAAAAGGAAGTGGACAAAGGCTCCTAAACAACAAAAGACTTTGGCaaacagcaagaaaacaagACCAAAACTTCAAGTCAAATCACTAAAAG ACCCTTCATCCTCAGACAACAGCtcggatgatgatgatgtgccCTTGGTGAACCTCATTGCCAAGAAGAAACCAGTGAAGAAAAACTCAAAGACGACAACTGTATCGCAAGGCAGTGCGTCAAGAAAGAGACAAG GACTCTCTGATGAAAGCTCAGATGGTGAACCCTTGATTAATCTTGTAAAAAAGAACcgcacagacaaacaaacaaaaaccaaaacaaaggcTTCAGCTCCGAAGAAGACGGACACAACTCCCAAAAAGCCAAGAAAGATGCCTGTGTCAG GGTCGTCAAGCAACAGCTCAGATGATGAACCCATAATCAAGGCAGCTAAACACCCACAAGTGACCAAAATCCTGAGAATAATACTGGAGAGGTGTGATGGCGAAGAAGCTGGGGCAACAGGAAGCCTGAACAAAACCAGTACAG ACACAACGATTGCTGAAAAGACCTCGAGCGAGGAGTCAGAGGGCCCAGAGGAATCACCAGAAGAAGAATAA